In the Pseudomonadota bacterium genome, CAACATTTGAAAATTTCATGGCTCTGATGGTGTAGTGTGCCCAGAGGAATCTCGTTTTTAGAAATTTCACGGGCACTCTCAACAGATGCGACAGAACCTTAATGCAAACTGAATTCACCTTTGAAATGGTGAAATTCGCTCGGATGAATTAATTCCGCATGCATTACTGTTACTGAATGCAGTCGTCCATCAAGGTGACTTTCCCAAAAATCCAAGAAATCACTCAGTTCAGGAAAGTCTGGTGAAAGATCCAGTTCTTGCCAAATATAGGACTGTAATATATTGGGGTAATCCGGCATGCGGTAAGTAATTTCAGCAGTTGTCAGTCTGTAATCCTTAAGTTGACGTTCGAAATCTCGCATATCAATACCTCCTGCAAATGCACAGGTATAGAATAGCATGGTTAGTATTACTTTTTTATTTACCGAGATTTTTCTTTTCTGTCTCTCCAATATAAAACATGAGCAATCCCAGCATAAGCCAAAAGACCGATGAGTTCCAATTATTGAAAAAGCTTCCTGAAGCACTAATAGGCCAAAGTTGTAAGGAAATGCTGATAACTAGACCGATAATCAACGGATCACTGTTCATTTTTGGAAGGGCGCGCACAACACGCATTCCCCATACACCTATTAAAAACAAAAATGCGCATAAACCAACAAACCCGGTTTCAACCAACCATTCAACGTAGTAGTTATGTGGATGGGTACTACAGCGATCATAAAAACTATTATCAGGACCATATTTTGGGTTTGGACACACGTTACGAAACTGCCGTATACCAACACCGAAAATCGGGAAGTCCTGCGTAATACGCAAAGCACTCTTCATTAGTACCTGATAAGGGCTATCAAGTGGTTTGTGAAACTCTTGCATAGACCTGTCCAAAAATCGGTTTTTTTGCGATGGCATACATAGTAGGAGCATCACCAATAGGATGCCCATCACAGCATTGGCTGCAAAGAAAAATTTACGAACTCGTGGCATCAGTAGAAAAGCCAATACACTACCTAATCCCATCAGTAAAAGCGCCATTCGTTCACCACTTAGAAATATGAAACCAACAAAGACACCCCATAAACCTAGAGCCAAAAATTTTCCCAACCGCCTTTTATGCTCAACCA is a window encoding:
- a CDS encoding aspartate-semialdehyde dehydrogenase, with the translated sequence MRDFERQLKDYRLTTAEITYRMPDYPNILQSYIWQELDLSPDFPELSDFLDFWESHLDGRLHSVTVMHAELIHPSEFHHFKGEFSLH
- a CDS encoding O-antigen ligase family protein yields the protein MMKTSSAQAVESNFKNTLLEGMQTFACFLTCLLPWCFLVGAAPTEIALSSVAGLFVIRSVLAKDNAWLKSAWVKTAIGIWAYLMLTNLLMNGFALGIKHSLPWGRFVLFAVALESWVLLDKSWRQRLWWSLGGAISTALLCSLYEYFFGFDLRGRPRINGDRLSGPFRMPKVGIFLIKTSFPLLLFSMMFLVEHKRRLGKFLALGLWGVFVGFIFLSGERMALLLMGLGSVLAFLLMPRVRKFFFAANAVMGILLVMLLLCMPSQKNRFLDRSMQEFHKPLDSPYQVLMKSALRITQDFPIFGVGIRQFRNVCPNPKYGPDNSFYDRCSTHPHNYYVEWLVETGFVGLCAFLFLIGVWGMRVVRALPKMNSDPLIIGLVISISLQLWPISASGSFFNNWNSSVFWLMLGLLMFYIGETEKKNLGK